A stretch of DNA from Telopea speciosissima isolate NSW1024214 ecotype Mountain lineage chromosome 5, Tspe_v1, whole genome shotgun sequence:
tttgggtttaaaaacCATGAACCACTATAATTAGGACTTGGAGTTTAAGGACCCATGTGGTCCATGTTATAGagaaattaattaaagaagGGTACATGTCACTTCAATTGTTTAATGGTATAAGTAGATTGGAAAGAAGTAAGAAGGGtgtattttaatattatcaGTATTAAGTGCCATTGAATCCTGATTATATTATAGATATCTAAGATTGTTATTGCAAAAGTGGAATGTATTGGTCTGTCTAAGCTGTAATGTGTTGTAAGCCACAAGTGATTTGAAGTCCTCTCTAACAAAACAATACCCATCTTGATTTTGTTTGAAGCTCACATTGACAATGCAACCACCAATAGCCGCGTTTATATCtctctattttgggttttatttttctttttaattcttgGTGATAAAAGAGAATAAACAAAACCTTTtaccaaaagaataaaaaaatgagatttGACAAAACCCAATGACCCACCCAACAAGTTTGTAAGGATTAGGGATTTTATCCTTATGCATTGGGATCTTATCCTatatccctttttcttttggttagGCCTGAAGGAAAGTTGAAAACttatgacctcttaattgtgaagTGTTGATCCTTGTCAACTAAGTTATTTCGCTACTGTGGTAAAATAATTTCTTTATTAATCAACCTCTTGAAAACGGAAAGGGCATATACTATTAAGAAAAAACTTGTGTAAGAGTGTATGTATATTTTGGTGTCCGTGTGTCCTTTGTGTTTTTCCTTTTAGGGGAGCTGAAAAAATAACCAAATGTATCTTGTCTCCATACTCTTTTAAAAAAAGCCTATGCCTCAACTTCAAGATTATGTGTTAATTTGTTTGTATTATTCTAATGTAGCCTAGCCAATTTAATGGCTCTCAGAGCATCATTGCTTGGTTTTCTAATTTAACTAAGGGTGCCAATTGAGACcatggtttgaaaaattggtatcagatcagCCAATCTGTATCCGTATTGGCAAAATTTGATAccaattcttaaaaaaaaaaaaaacaaggataaaACATCCTATCCGGATTATTATGGGATGATCCAGAGCAGTATCGACtggatgaagaaaaaaattatatatatattttattgggggtgggggtggggggtggggggggggttgggaagGGGGAGGATTGAGACCATATAGCTcatgtttattttttggtagaaagagtAGATGATATTATTTATCATGTAGAACACATAGGTTGTGCTCATGTTTCTTCAAAAGCAAGCACACCCGTACTAGATTAGGTTTCCTGAAACTCCATAATGAAGCGTGAAGAGGGGATTTTGGGCCATTATGAGAAAATAATTCTAGGTCATTTGGTTGTTAGTCCAAATGGGGTCCTTTTGGGAAAAGGATTCTCTCCAGCTATGGCAGGAGTTGGACCATCCAGCTCTGCTAAACGATAGCAAAATTAGGGATGGAGTGGTCATTttacatgtggggcccaggtcaggggtggggtggtcatttcacatgtgggtgGGTcttacatgtgaaatgaccacctaccCTTGATTTTGTTGTCTTTTTGCAAGGTTGGATTGTCCAACTATGACGGGCCAACATGTGAAATAACTACCCCACCCCTGATTTTGCTGTTGTTTAGCGAGGCTGGACAGTCCACCTCCCACCACACCTGAACAGGAGCCAGGTCCGTCCTTTTGGCATTTACAAATATGTGGGTCCATGTGGCACCATTGGATGATACGGTGAGCCTTTTTaaggaaagataaaaacaaCGCTTCGTCACACGAgtttaacctaaacccaaatgCATTCATGGCAGGCAGTCGGCACATCACCATTTACAATAATTGCCCACAGGGCACAACCCTAAAAGTTCTCATTGGATGGAAAACCCCTGCACGTAGGGAACCAACCCATCCAGATAAATATCCTAACCCCTCCCTTCGCGATTACCatcaaggggaaaaaaaagagaacgaCTGACATACCCCTTGGGAGGTGGAAAAGTCTACGATTGCAGGAGTTTTTTTTCGGACCGGACTACATCTAGGTTGTGTCTTGGCACAGGTATACACCCACACACAGCATCGGTTAACGTTTCTTTCTTCAAACCCCTCCATTAGGATTATACAGAGAGGCGAATCACAATTCACCATGGTTCTAGGTTTCAATATCGTATCGCCTATATCAGGTGATACGTATCACTTTTACTAGTCATCGATATTATATCGGTAGCATGGTACAGAcaaaggataaaatggtcaaaaaactcattttttaaggaaattcaaaagtaattttgtttgatacaaCCGATCTAGGCCAATACCGTATCAACTTTGTGGGTTGTCGATATCCATTTCGATACCATGCACTCAAACCATGCAATTCAGAGACGAAATTTTGTTGTTACAAGACTAACAACCaaggaaataaaattttaaagggtattttagaaaatacgaaaatCTAAGAGGGTATTTATTAACCCAAGGAAAAgttaattattccatttcttttggcTGCCAAACCTTGTAGGGCAGGAAATTTTTTTCCACAattcacaagactcacaacagACAATCATTCATGTAAGAACAATGGAGCCCACTTGAAATATATAGAGCCCatctctttttctgtttttttaggGGGTGCAAGTAGAGCCCATCTCACATCCACATCAAAGGATTGACCCCTTTTGTCTCAAATCTATCAATCATTTTGCCCCAGCTGTGATATGCAACCATGTTTTTTGCTTGAACAATCCCAATTCCACAAACGTTGAATCGTTCATGCATGCTTTTATACCGTCCTTTACATAATATtaatgggacccacatttacaattcatttttttctatttttaagcCCATATATATGCTTCATATAGATCATATCATTTTTCAAGCCCTtctaaaccaaaacaaaaaaaattcaatcccTCGTTGGTTGCCATGTGTAAATCATGATTTGAGCAATCGGTATCGGTCGTATTGGATACTGATGGACTAAAggtaaaaatgttaaaaattaaactaaattttaaaagaaaataagaataaatctGTGCGATCCAGACCATTATGAGTTGCCCAAGACTGATACCGATTCTGATACTAAAACTCTGGTGCAGATTCCAAGCATACATACCTTGAAAGAGGAGTCCGTCTAATTGTGGGTGTGTCATGCATAGTTATAGTGCATGGTATTCGATTGATCACTTATCACCTGCAAACTGATATAATATCGATATAGTATTGGCATGGATCGGTTGTATTAGATAAATTTGCCTCtgatttttcttcaaaataagATTTTTGACTGTTTCaccccttgtctgtaccgtATCAGTGATATGGTATTGATATCAATGCATTATGTATCGCCCGATACATACCAATAGCTCAAACCATTGTGTCATAGACTCATGGTGGGAACAGCTGTAATTTTTCACAACGACCAGCGATACAGCATCATCTTCTGCACTGTGCAGTAATGATGGGCATTCCCATTTAGTCGTAGGTGtcataaaagatttaaaaagcTCAAGGTTCTCTTACACAAAAAGAGAAAGCAAAAAGCCAAAAATGGTGTCCTTCGGATCCCATCCCACAGAACAATCACGACAAATACTCCACAACTCGATCAAATATTGAGCCGTGAGCCCGttctcaaaacaaaaaaatctacAACCCAACCAGGGGGTTGGAATCCGAAATTCCGAATCATTGATCACTCAATCAGGAAATAAATGTAAACAGAGAAGAGAACGatcttaatttatttattgacTGTCATTAGTAAGATCTAACGGATTCTcgattctctcttttttccttgcTCTTTAATTAGGAtagtttttttaattgtttgtttTTAACTTTGTTAGAACAATGAACCTTCCATTTCCGCAGGAATAGAAATTTgcaaacagaggaagaagaagaaagatgaagcAAATATGGCTGAAATGCCTTCCAATCACAGGCAAGGGAATACTATATCCAAAAACTTCCATTATTTACAGCAGTTTATGACTTCTTCTACTCGCTACTCAGGAATGGCACCCAACTTGGCCGTAAAATTACGTcctctgccaccaccaccatggaTACCTGCCCTCggtcttctccttctctctacCAACAAATGATTATCACCTTCCAAACTCGTGCCCGGACCTAAACCCTGCAGTGGCTTCGCCGCCTTATTGCCGGAAAAAGGCACCGACACAACCCCATTCCGACTACATCCACATTTGTCTCCATCGCTGCTCTTCGCAAGAGCCAAACTGGCCTTAACAGCCAATGCCGCCATATCCTGAGCCTGGAGAGGATGATTCAATCTACTTAACGGCAACGCGAAATAGAGTTGCCCTGGTTGCAGGTCCTCTTCTTCACTGATTGCCGATACGAAATCGTCGAAATCCATCTCGTCGGAGTTGCATATAAAACACATGGGATTCTTCTGTAACACTTGCGATACTTTAACTGGGTAAGGGAACTCCTGTAGTTTTCCGTCTTGAAGAATCAATTTTACAGTCGCCACTGATGTGGCTTCACAAGAGCTGCAAATGcccatctttctcttctcttccttgccGATTCTTCTCGGCGGAGAAGTGAAAAAATGGTGGTGATCAGGTTGTCGGATAAGGATTACTGGACTAAAATAACGAGATCTGGTGGGTGTGGAGTGTTGAATTATataagagagggagaggggagagaatTTCGTTTCCACGTCAGATTTTGTCGTTTAGTAAGGCATTTTTGAATTGCGAGCAGAGAACCAGCCAACCTGTAATTTGGTGATGACAGGTTGTAAAAAGCCAGTACTAGTCTCCTCGGAAACAGCTTACGTTTTGAGGAGAAAATTACGGAGATAGGGACTGAGCTTTGACCCTTTAGGTTCAACAGTCACTGTGGGCATTAAAGTCCTTTTACAGAAGATAACCAAACGCCACAAACTAAAAAACGTGCGCCTTTCCCTTTTAGCAATACTAGAGTTCTTCTTCTAGCTGTTCTCGCTGTCTCTTTGCTTCAGCATTAAGGCACCGTTGATCTTAGGGTTTTATCCGAAGGCCATTCTTGAGCCTTCAGAATAAAACCCAACCAATAGTTATCGATCCGGTTGACTGGTTCTTTCACCGGTTTCTTATTGGTCTATtatgggtttttatttttatatggggaaaaagttctctgttcgAGAGTGCTGcgtcatgagtctatctctctccttcagtCCTTCCcgtgtgaaaagacacctttgcccccttattttaaggaggagagagatagacacatgggagtgctggcataggccacattcccgtacagaaaactgcttcccttttatatgaaataaaaaaatactttAAAATAACAAGTTTGGAGAAAGAACGTT
This window harbors:
- the LOC122662202 gene encoding uncharacterized protein LOC122662202, encoding MGICSSCEATSVATVKLILQDGKLQEFPYPVKVSQVLQKNPMCFICNSDEMDFDDFVSAISEEEDLQPGQLYFALPLSRLNHPLQAQDMAALAVKASLALAKSSDGDKCGCSRNGVVSVPFSGNKAAKPLQGLGPGTSLEGDNHLLVERRRRPRAGIHGGGGRGRNFTAKLGAIPE